A stretch of Gymnodinialimonas phycosphaerae DNA encodes these proteins:
- a CDS encoding TrkH family potassium uptake protein, with amino-acid sequence MFDLRPVGYVLGLLVLTLGVTMAIPLGADVWADNGHWGAFAESAAVTVVTGLLLTLACANGVTQGLSIQQTFFLTTGVWLVLPLFGALPFIFGAVDARLVDAVFEAMSAMTTTGSTVLTDLDNLPVGLNLWRGLMQWFGGIGIIVVAMVFLPELRVGGMQIFRSESFDTMGKILPRAGEIASRISVIYLGLTIACGLAYLAVGMLPFDALMHALTTMSTGGFSNYNASFGAFQGPAEYVASVFMILASLPFVRYIQLVAGTAKPFFLDTQIRAYLGLILILTLIFTLYRLIADGDGFEHGFREGVFNVTSIISGTGYASVDYQLWGPAVPVMFFFIGLIGGCAGSTSCSIKVFRYQLLFAAISTQVKRIYAPHGIFEPRFEGRPVAEEVISSVMAFFVLFFVLLGIFAVLLGLTGLDVVTSVSGAASALANIGPGLGDVIGPSGNFAPLNDTAKWLLSAAMLIGRLELMAVLVLFTATFWRA; translated from the coding sequence ATGTTCGATTTGCGCCCGGTGGGCTATGTTCTGGGCCTTCTGGTCCTCACCCTTGGGGTGACGATGGCGATCCCGCTGGGGGCCGATGTCTGGGCGGACAACGGCCATTGGGGGGCGTTTGCGGAATCTGCGGCGGTCACGGTGGTCACTGGCCTCTTGCTGACGCTGGCCTGCGCCAATGGCGTCACGCAGGGGCTGTCGATCCAGCAGACGTTCTTCCTGACCACCGGCGTCTGGCTGGTCTTGCCCCTGTTCGGCGCGCTGCCCTTCATCTTTGGCGCGGTAGACGCGCGCCTTGTGGATGCCGTTTTCGAGGCGATGTCGGCCATGACCACCACGGGATCGACGGTGCTCACGGACCTCGACAACCTGCCTGTGGGCCTGAACCTCTGGCGCGGGCTCATGCAGTGGTTTGGCGGCATCGGGATCATCGTCGTCGCGATGGTGTTCCTGCCCGAACTACGGGTGGGGGGGATGCAGATCTTTCGGTCCGAATCCTTTGATACAATGGGAAAAATCCTGCCGCGCGCCGGTGAAATCGCAAGCCGGATCTCGGTTATTTACCTGGGCCTGACCATTGCTTGCGGGTTGGCCTACCTGGCCGTGGGGATGCTCCCCTTCGATGCCTTGATGCATGCGCTGACCACCATGTCGACGGGCGGATTTTCGAATTACAACGCGTCGTTCGGGGCGTTTCAGGGGCCGGCGGAATATGTCGCGTCGGTCTTCATGATCCTGGCGAGTTTGCCCTTTGTGCGCTACATCCAACTGGTCGCCGGGACCGCGAAGCCGTTCTTTCTGGATACCCAGATCCGGGCCTACCTGGGGTTGATCCTGATCCTGACGCTGATCTTCACGCTCTACCGGCTGATCGCCGATGGTGACGGCTTCGAACATGGCTTCCGCGAGGGCGTGTTCAACGTGACCTCGATCATTTCTGGCACCGGATACGCTAGCGTTGATTACCAGTTGTGGGGGCCTGCTGTGCCGGTGATGTTCTTCTTCATCGGTCTGATCGGCGGCTGCGCCGGATCGACGTCGTGCTCGATCAAGGTGTTCCGCTACCAATTGCTGTTTGCGGCGATATCGACACAGGTCAAACGCATCTACGCCCCCCATGGCATTTTCGAGCCAAGGTTCGAGGGGCGCCCGGTGGCCGAGGAAGTCATCTCGTCGGTCATGGCGTTTTTCGTGCTGTTTTTCGTCCTTTTGGGCATCTTCGCCGTACTTTTGGGCCTGACGGGGCTGGATGTGGTGACATCCGTGTCGGGGGCGGCCTCGGCGCTGGCCAACATCGGGCCCGGCCTCGGGGATGTGATCGGCCCGAGTGGAAATTTTGCGCCGCTCAATGACACGGCAAAATGGCTGTTGTCGGCGGCGATGTTGATCGGGCGACTGGAATTGATGGCGGTCCTGGTCCTGTTCACCGCGACCTTCTGGCGGGCGTGA
- a CDS encoding NAD(P)/FAD-dependent oxidoreductase: MVHSVQTLILGAGAAGLMCAAHAGPDVLVVDHAKAPAEKIRISGGGRCNFTNMYTEPENFLSENIHFAKSALSRYTQWDFLDLVTKHGIPHHEKTLGQLFCDRSAKDIIAMLLAEMGPAKLWLQTEIAEVSHRDGAFHVTLTREGKRHAVVARNLVLATGGKSIPKMGATGLAYRLAAQFGHRVTETRPALVPLTFEGAAKAHFAALSGTSVPARVACNGTSFDEGMLFTHRGLSGPSILQISSYWTEGDTLSLHLLPETDLYETLRAQRTQAGGKALTTILADHLPKKLVQHLAEAWGLSGNLADQSDTALRALTERLSAWHVTPTSSEGYRTAEVTLGGIATEGLSSRTMESQHVSGLYVIGEAADVTGWLGGYNFQWAWSSGVAAGRAITGQPGH; this comes from the coding sequence ATGGTCCATTCCGTCCAGACCCTGATCCTCGGCGCCGGCGCCGCGGGGCTGATGTGCGCCGCCCATGCGGGGCCCGACGTGCTGGTCGTGGACCACGCCAAAGCCCCCGCCGAGAAGATCCGCATCTCCGGCGGCGGGCGCTGCAACTTTACCAATATGTACACCGAGCCCGAGAATTTCCTGAGCGAAAACATTCACTTCGCCAAGTCCGCCCTCAGCCGCTACACGCAATGGGATTTCCTCGACCTCGTCACGAAACACGGCATTCCCCACCACGAAAAGACCCTCGGCCAACTCTTCTGTGACCGTTCTGCCAAGGACATCATCGCCATGTTGCTGGCCGAGATGGGCCCTGCCAAGCTATGGCTCCAGACCGAGATAGCAGAGGTCTCCCACCGCGACGGAGCGTTCCACGTCACCCTGACGCGTGAGGGCAAACGCCATGCCGTCGTCGCCCGCAACCTCGTCCTCGCCACAGGCGGCAAATCGATCCCCAAGATGGGCGCCACGGGCCTCGCCTATCGGCTCGCGGCGCAATTCGGCCACCGCGTGACAGAGACCCGCCCCGCCCTTGTTCCCCTGACGTTCGAGGGTGCGGCGAAGGCCCACTTCGCTGCCCTTTCCGGCACCTCCGTCCCCGCGCGCGTCGCCTGCAACGGCACCAGTTTCGACGAGGGCATGCTGTTCACCCACCGGGGCCTGTCGGGCCCCTCGATCCTGCAAATCTCATCCTATTGGACGGAGGGTGACACCCTCTCCCTGCACCTGTTGCCCGAAACTGACCTCTATGAGACCCTGCGCGCGCAACGCACGCAGGCGGGCGGCAAGGCCCTCACGACTATCCTGGCCGACCATCTGCCAAAGAAACTGGTACAGCACCTGGCCGAGGCCTGGGGGCTGTCCGGCAACCTCGCCGATCAATCCGACACCGCCCTGCGCGCGCTCACCGAGCGCCTCTCGGCATGGCATGTCACGCCGACCTCGTCCGAGGGATACCGCACGGCGGAAGTCACCCTCGGCGGGATCGCGACAGAGGGCCTGTCATCAAGAACCATGGAAAGCCAACACGTTAGCGGGCTCTATGTCATCGGTGAGGCCGCCGATGTGACCGGATGGCTCGGGGGTTACAATTTCCAATGGGCCTGGTCCTCGGGCGTAGCCGCCGGGCGCGCCATCACTGGGCAGCCCGGCCACTAG
- a CDS encoding J domain-containing protein: MADKDPFNFDLSVKSDKKKRRTGRRGMSGAVETSQRVCEAPDCEEQGQYRAPKGPDNLEEFHWFCREHVREYNLKWNFFEGTTEAEMNAQMDRDRVWDRPTKPLKRSAEERAWQRLGIEDPHQVLGQNATQNPGRGAGSKGRRLPPTERRAVEILEVKDNATKVEIRKAYKALIKVLHPDMNGGDRSDEEKLQEVVWAWDQLKISRNFAD, from the coding sequence ATGGCTGACAAAGATCCCTTCAATTTCGATCTTAGCGTCAAATCCGACAAGAAGAAGCGGCGCACCGGTCGGCGCGGCATGTCCGGCGCCGTCGAGACCTCGCAACGGGTCTGCGAAGCGCCCGATTGCGAAGAACAGGGCCAATACCGTGCGCCCAAAGGTCCTGATAACCTTGAAGAATTTCACTGGTTCTGCCGAGAGCACGTGCGAGAATACAATCTGAAGTGGAACTTCTTCGAAGGCACGACAGAGGCCGAGATGAATGCCCAGATGGACCGTGATCGGGTTTGGGACCGGCCGACCAAGCCGCTCAAGCGCTCGGCCGAGGAACGCGCCTGGCAGCGGCTCGGCATCGAGGATCCGCACCAGGTTCTGGGCCAGAACGCGACGCAAAACCCCGGTCGCGGCGCGGGCTCCAAAGGGCGCCGCCTGCCGCCGACCGAACGCCGCGCGGTCGAGATCCTCGAGGTCAAGGACAACGCCACCAAAGTGGAAATTCGCAAGGCTTACAAGGCGTTGATCAAGGTGCTGCACCCCGACATGAACGGCGGCGACCGCTCGGATGAGGAAAAACTGCAAGAGGTCGTCTGGGCCTGGGACCAGCTGAAGATCAGCCGCAACTTCGCCGATTGA
- a CDS encoding BolA family protein, whose translation MTRPEKTRAERIEAALREAFAPKVVQVVDDSESHRGHAGFQEGGGSHFIVTVESDKFQGLSRIARHRMVHTAIGPDLMSEIHALALTIRD comes from the coding sequence ATGACGCGGCCAGAAAAAACCAGGGCAGAGAGAATTGAAGCGGCGCTGAGAGAGGCATTTGCCCCAAAGGTGGTGCAGGTTGTGGACGACAGCGAGAGCCATCGCGGCCATGCGGGTTTTCAGGAGGGGGGGGGTAGCCACTTCATCGTAACCGTGGAAAGTGATAAGTTTCAGGGTCTTAGCCGGATCGCCCGGCACAGAATGGTGCACACGGCCATTGGCCCTGATTTAATGTCAGAGATCCACGCGCTGGCTTTGACGATCCGCGACTAG
- a CDS encoding DUF4177 domain-containing protein yields MKTEYKVVPAPEKAIKQRGLKGAALFAHSVEALMNELAAEGWQYVRSDTLPQEERSGLTSKVTIYRNLLVFQRIIDEHAADSPAPVIAPAPSPVVESAPRTEAAPRTEAAPEADDEITNLWHTSDDTPEPLVADRQSQRVDL; encoded by the coding sequence ATGAAAACCGAATACAAAGTCGTCCCCGCCCCCGAAAAAGCCATTAAGCAACGCGGCCTCAAGGGGGCTGCCCTGTTCGCCCATTCCGTGGAAGCGTTGATGAACGAATTGGCCGCCGAGGGCTGGCAATACGTCCGCTCCGACACCCTCCCCCAGGAAGAGCGTTCGGGCCTCACCAGCAAGGTCACGATCTACCGTAATCTCTTGGTATTTCAGCGCATTATCGACGAACACGCGGCCGATTCCCCTGCCCCGGTCATAGCGCCAGCGCCATCCCCCGTCGTCGAGAGTGCGCCCAGGACAGAGGCCGCGCCCAGGACAGAGGCCGCGCCCGAAGCGGACGACGAAATCACCAACCTCTGGCACACCTCCGATGACACCCCCGAGCCGCTAGTCGCGGATCGTCAAAGCCAGCGCGTGGATCTCTGA
- the gatB gene encoding Asp-tRNA(Asn)/Glu-tRNA(Gln) amidotransferase subunit GatB — MLDLTYDTPKPRVIAGAKQDWELVIGMEVHAQVSTNAKLFSGASTRFGAEPNSNVAFVDAGMPGMLPVINQACVDQAVRTGLGLKAQINLNSAFDRKNYFYPDLPQGYQISQLYHPIVGEGEVLVELGDGRARLVRIERIHLEQDAGKSIHDMDPALSFVDLNRTGVALMEIVSRPDIRSPEEAAAYVVKLRQIMLYLGTCDGNMQNGNLRADVNVSVCAPGQYEKYQATQDFSHLGTRCEIKNMNSMRFIQQAIEVEAKRQIAILESGGEVHQETRLYDPDKGETRSMRSKEEAHDYRYFPDPDLLPLTFDQAYVDGIAADLPELPDAKKARFVNDFSLSDYDASVLTADVEAAQYFEAVTAGTKNGKLAANWVINELFGRLKKDERGIEDSPVTPAQLAELITLIDADTISGKIAKDVFEISYTSGRSPAEIVETEGLKQVTDTGAIEAAVDEIIAANPDQVAKAQENPKLAGWFVGQVMKATGGKANPKAVNQIVAAKLRS; from the coding sequence ATGCTTGACCTGACCTATGACACCCCGAAACCCCGCGTGATCGCGGGCGCCAAGCAGGATTGGGAACTTGTGATCGGGATGGAGGTCCACGCCCAGGTCTCCACCAACGCCAAGCTCTTCTCCGGGGCCTCCACTCGCTTCGGGGCCGAGCCCAACTCCAACGTGGCCTTCGTCGACGCGGGCATGCCCGGCATGCTGCCCGTCATCAACCAGGCCTGCGTGGATCAGGCCGTGCGCACGGGCCTTGGCCTGAAAGCGCAGATCAACCTGAACTCGGCCTTTGATCGCAAGAACTACTTCTACCCCGACCTGCCCCAGGGCTATCAGATCAGCCAGCTTTACCACCCGATCGTGGGCGAAGGCGAAGTGCTGGTGGAACTGGGCGACGGCCGCGCCCGCCTTGTGCGGATCGAGCGCATTCACTTGGAACAGGACGCCGGCAAATCCATTCACGATATGGACCCGGCGCTATCCTTCGTCGACCTCAACCGCACCGGCGTTGCGCTGATGGAGATCGTGTCCCGCCCCGACATCCGCTCGCCGGAGGAAGCCGCGGCCTACGTCGTGAAGCTGCGCCAGATCATGCTGTATCTGGGCACCTGCGACGGCAACATGCAAAACGGCAACCTGCGCGCCGACGTCAACGTCTCGGTCTGCGCGCCGGGCCAGTATGAGAAGTACCAGGCCACGCAGGATTTTTCTCACCTCGGCACGCGGTGCGAGATCAAGAACATGAACTCCATGCGTTTCATCCAGCAAGCCATCGAGGTGGAGGCCAAGCGCCAGATCGCCATCCTCGAGTCCGGCGGCGAAGTGCATCAGGAAACCCGCCTCTACGATCCCGACAAGGGTGAGACACGGTCCATGCGCTCCAAGGAAGAGGCGCATGATTATCGCTACTTCCCCGACCCCGACCTTCTGCCGCTGACCTTCGATCAGGCTTATGTCGACGGCATCGCAGCCGATCTGCCAGAGCTACCTGACGCAAAGAAGGCGCGCTTTGTTAACGACTTTAGCCTTTCCGACTACGACGCCTCCGTGCTGACCGCCGATGTCGAAGCGGCACAGTATTTTGAGGCCGTCACCGCAGGCACCAAGAACGGCAAGTTGGCCGCCAACTGGGTCATCAATGAGCTGTTCGGCCGCCTCAAAAAAGACGAGCGCGGGATCGAGGACAGCCCCGTCACGCCCGCGCAACTGGCGGAATTGATCACGCTGATCGATGCCGACACGATCTCGGGCAAGATCGCCAAGGACGTGTTCGAGATCAGCTATACATCGGGCCGCTCTCCTGCTGAGATCGTAGAGACCGAGGGCCTCAAGCAGGTGACGGACACCGGCGCGATTGAGGCCGCCGTCGACGAAATCATCGCCGCCAACCCCGACCAGGTCGCCAAGGCTCAGGAAAACCCCAAGCTTGCGGGCTGGTTCGTGGGACAGGTGATGAAGGCCACCGGCGGCAAGGCGAACCCCAAGGCCGTCAACCAGATCGTCGCGGCGAAGCTGCGCTCATAA
- a CDS encoding calcium-binding protein translates to MPVFFLSNLADYRQFTSADDDVHGMRGSDYLHGMGGDDSIYGGRGHDTVIGGDGQDFVSGGRGNDLLYGGNLDGSDTASNTVSGGSGNDTMYAGAHGDLMFGGTGNDHIFGDDASDTIYGDSGHDSIHSGLGSDSVDGGTGDDTVHAGNGHDTVHGGDGRDSITGGNGNDSIRGGDDADKIRGNSGNDTIHGDAGEDTISGGGDADSIRGGDDDDYLTGGSGDDTVLGDDGDDRIYGNSGNDYLQGGDGDDTVYGGAGEDTLFGGDGNDWLISAGTTTGQERSELFGGSGNDSLFSSSEYDYLSGGPGDDFIAGGTGESTISTGSGIDTVTAGDGDDYIDLSSTDGLANINHVNAGSGNDSIYATTSSHDSIDGGLGDDDIFSRYGNNILEGGAGDDSIMGSSVVALGDNTLSNEIIFGGDGNDMINARGGNNWIYGGADDDVITVMQGGTQFSGVDVFIFNTPPNGDFGNDTIYGFDTAEDLVLFDSTGGGPDIVDASVQGNGVLLIIENGGGTIFLDGAANGWSIDNIDFIF, encoded by the coding sequence ATGCCCGTCTTTTTCCTCAGCAACCTTGCGGATTACCGCCAATTCACCTCTGCCGACGATGACGTACATGGGATGCGCGGCTCCGATTATCTGCATGGGATGGGGGGCGACGACAGCATTTACGGCGGGCGCGGCCACGACACGGTGATTGGCGGTGATGGTCAGGATTTCGTGTCGGGCGGCCGGGGCAACGACCTGCTTTATGGCGGCAACCTCGATGGCAGCGATACCGCGTCCAACACCGTCAGCGGAGGATCTGGCAACGACACGATGTACGCAGGCGCCCACGGGGACCTGATGTTCGGCGGCACAGGCAACGATCACATCTTCGGCGATGACGCCAGCGATACGATCTACGGCGACAGCGGCCATGACAGCATCCACTCCGGCTTGGGCTCGGACAGTGTGGACGGCGGCACCGGCGACGACACCGTGCACGCGGGCAATGGCCACGACACGGTTCATGGCGGCGACGGGCGCGACAGCATCACCGGCGGTAACGGCAATGACAGCATTCGCGGCGGCGATGATGCCGACAAGATCCGGGGCAATTCCGGCAATGACACGATCCACGGCGACGCGGGCGAGGACACGATCTCGGGCGGGGGCGATGCGGACAGTATCCGGGGCGGCGATGACGATGACTACCTGACCGGCGGATCAGGCGACGACACCGTCCTGGGCGACGACGGCGACGACAGGATCTATGGCAACTCCGGCAACGACTACCTGCAGGGCGGCGACGGAGACGACACGGTCTATGGCGGCGCGGGCGAGGATACGTTGTTCGGCGGCGACGGCAATGACTGGTTGATCAGCGCAGGCACCACGACCGGGCAGGAACGCAGCGAGCTGTTTGGCGGTTCGGGCAACGACAGCCTGTTCTCCTCTTCGGAATATGACTATCTCAGCGGCGGCCCGGGCGATGACTTCATCGCGGGGGGCACGGGCGAAAGCACGATCAGCACCGGCAGCGGCATTGATACCGTCACCGCAGGCGATGGCGACGACTACATCGACCTGTCCTCGACCGACGGTCTCGCCAATATCAACCATGTCAACGCGGGCTCGGGCAACGACTCGATCTATGCCACTACTTCATCCCATGACAGTATAGATGGTGGCTTGGGCGACGACGATATCTTTTCCCGCTACGGCAACAACATCCTGGAAGGCGGCGCAGGCGACGACTCCATCATGGGCAGCAGCGTCGTCGCTTTGGGCGACAACACCCTGTCCAACGAGATCATTTTCGGCGGCGACGGCAACGACATGATCAATGCGCGCGGCGGCAACAACTGGATCTATGGCGGCGCCGATGACGACGTGATCACCGTCATGCAAGGTGGCACGCAGTTCAGCGGCGTCGATGTCTTCATCTTCAACACCCCCCCGAACGGCGATTTCGGTAACGACACCATCTACGGCTTCGACACGGCCGAAGACCTTGTTCTGTTCGACAGCACCGGCGGCGGGCCCGACATCGTAGATGCCTCCGTCCAGGGTAACGGCGTGCTTCTGATCATCGAGAACGGCGGCGGCACGATCTTCCTAGATGGCGCGGCAAATGGCTGGTCCATCGACAACATCGACTTCATCTTCTAA
- a CDS encoding transglycosylase SLT domain-containing protein, with protein sequence MSVLSVAARAAVGFRAAVGLALVVSVSGCGALSEVSFGRGAEVIDTPVMRWDHHPEGGDWTAMAFAALDTHASVLPMLVPEDIEAWCPAYPEAPLENRQAFWTGLMSALARHESTWNPEAVGGGGRWFGLVQISPATARHYGCQATSGQALLDGSANISCAMRIWASTVPRDGVVAQSRGGVAADWGPFVQAPKREEMRQWISEQPYCAG encoded by the coding sequence ATGTCGGTTTTGTCTGTTGCGGCGCGCGCCGCAGTTGGGTTTCGGGCTGCCGTTGGCCTTGCGCTGGTCGTCTCGGTTTCGGGGTGTGGTGCGTTGTCGGAGGTCTCTTTCGGGCGGGGGGCCGAGGTGATCGACACGCCCGTGATGCGGTGGGACCACCATCCCGAGGGCGGCGATTGGACCGCCATGGCCTTTGCTGCGCTGGACACCCATGCCAGCGTCCTGCCAATGCTGGTGCCCGAGGATATCGAGGCGTGGTGCCCGGCCTATCCGGAGGCGCCGTTGGAGAATCGGCAGGCGTTCTGGACCGGGTTGATGTCGGCGCTTGCCCGCCACGAAAGCACCTGGAACCCCGAGGCCGTGGGGGGCGGCGGGCGGTGGTTCGGCCTTGTGCAGATCAGCCCCGCGACGGCGCGCCATTATGGCTGCCAGGCGACAAGCGGCCAGGCGCTGCTGGACGGGTCTGCCAATATCTCCTGCGCCATGCGGATCTGGGCCTCGACCGTGCCGCGCGATGGCGTGGTGGCGCAGTCACGCGGCGGCGTGGCCGCCGATTGGGGGCCGTTCGTGCAGGCCCCCAAACGCGAAGAGATGCGCCAGTGGATTTCCGAACAGCCCTATTGCGCGGGTTAA
- a CDS encoding transglycosylase SLT domain-containing protein, with protein MDALRLICFASGFVAMAAFAPGISYGQDAGDVAGDVDVTSGVVGADAALDGDPPGVAALLNIPVEEDILPEDLIPLEGVLDDVPEISALAPASSPRPVVRDSWAVPVARWDNHPRGAQWTAAVLSALRGPGAPLLETEPNDIRAWCPGYLEATPAQRAAFWTGLVSTLAWHESSHDPRAVGGGGQWFGLVQIAPGTARWRDCDVGSGEALLNGTANLRCGIRIMGITVPRDNVISDGMRGVAADWGPFHSSRKREDMRNWVRQQEYCQAPAPRMRPVMRPVGLAEGAMTSDAAASDVLPAAMARPTLRPVPRPQRL; from the coding sequence ATGGACGCCCTGCGTCTGATCTGCTTTGCCAGCGGCTTCGTTGCCATGGCGGCGTTTGCGCCGGGGATTTCCTATGGGCAGGACGCCGGAGATGTCGCCGGGGATGTCGATGTGACTTCTGGCGTGGTCGGGGCGGATGCCGCGTTGGATGGGGACCCGCCGGGCGTCGCGGCCTTGCTGAATATTCCTGTAGAAGAAGATATCCTGCCCGAGGATTTGATCCCGCTGGAAGGTGTGTTGGACGACGTGCCGGAGATCAGCGCGCTGGCGCCCGCGTCCAGCCCGCGTCCCGTAGTGCGCGACAGCTGGGCCGTGCCCGTGGCGCGGTGGGACAACCACCCCCGTGGCGCCCAGTGGACGGCGGCGGTTCTGTCGGCGCTGCGCGGCCCCGGTGCGCCCTTGCTGGAGACGGAGCCGAACGACATCCGCGCCTGGTGTCCCGGCTACCTGGAGGCCACCCCCGCACAGCGGGCAGCGTTCTGGACTGGCCTTGTCTCGACCCTCGCATGGCATGAAAGCTCACATGATCCCCGCGCCGTTGGCGGCGGCGGGCAGTGGTTCGGGTTGGTGCAGATCGCGCCGGGAACGGCGCGGTGGCGCGATTGCGACGTCGGCTCGGGGGAGGCGCTGCTTAACGGGACGGCGAACCTGCGCTGCGGCATCCGCATCATGGGCATCACGGTGCCCCGCGACAATGTCATTTCCGATGGCATGCGCGGTGTGGCAGCCGATTGGGGACCGTTCCATTCCAGCCGCAAGCGGGAGGACATGCGCAACTGGGTCCGTCAGCAGGAGTATTGCCAGGCCCCGGCGCCCCGGATGCGGCCGGTGATGCGTCCGGTCGGCTTGGCGGAAGGGGCGATGACGTCGGATGCGGCTGCGTCCGACGTGCTGCCCGCCGCAATGGCGCGTCCCACGCTCCGCCCGGTGCCGCGTCCACAGCGCCTATAG
- a CDS encoding heparan-alpha-glucosaminide N-acetyltransferase, which yields MSDLSVTPARIPALDIARTGALVAMALFHFVFDLEMFGHVAPGTATSGLWRALAVATAGAFLALAGAGLWLAHGGGIRWAAFWRRFAIIAGAALLVSIGTYIAFPHAFVFFGILHSIALCSLLGLAALRLPVVAIAALAVAVFYAPDYLRSDAFNAPYWWWTGLQTIPLSTVDYEPVFPWFAAFLMGMAASKWAAHVGLWARLSTPTPSRTAHLAGLPGRHSLLIYLVHQPVLIALVWSATQLMR from the coding sequence ATGAGTGATTTGTCCGTGACGCCCGCGCGCATTCCCGCCCTCGACATCGCCCGCACGGGCGCGCTGGTGGCGATGGCGCTGTTCCACTTTGTCTTCGATCTGGAGATGTTCGGCCACGTTGCCCCCGGTACGGCCACAAGCGGCCTGTGGCGGGCGTTGGCGGTGGCCACGGCGGGCGCGTTCCTGGCGCTGGCGGGCGCAGGGTTGTGGCTGGCCCATGGGGGCGGCATCCGCTGGGCCGCGTTCTGGCGCCGCTTCGCGATCATCGCCGGGGCGGCCCTCTTGGTCAGCATCGGCACCTATATCGCCTTCCCCCACGCTTTCGTCTTCTTCGGCATCCTCCATTCCATCGCGCTCTGCAGCCTGCTGGGCCTTGCCGCCCTGCGCCTCCCGGTCGTGGCAATCGCGGCGCTGGCTGTGGCGGTGTTCTACGCCCCGGACTATCTGCGCAGCGACGCCTTCAACGCGCCGTACTGGTGGTGGACGGGCCTGCAAACCATCCCTTTAAGCACAGTGGACTATGAGCCGGTCTTTCCGTGGTTCGCTGCGTTCCTGATGGGGATGGCCGCGTCGAAATGGGCGGCGCACGTAGGGCTCTGGGCGCGCCTGTCCACGCCGACCCCGTCGCGCACCGCCCACCTGGCGGGGCTGCCGGGGCGCCATTCCCTGCTGATCTACCTGGTGCACCAGCCCGTCTTGATCGCCCTGGTCTGGAGCGCCACGCAACTGATGCGTTAG